One region of Primulina tabacum isolate GXHZ01 chromosome 1, ASM2559414v2, whole genome shotgun sequence genomic DNA includes:
- the LOC142554260 gene encoding uncharacterized protein LOC142554260 isoform X2 — protein MFRSPAIRHRLLPRSIFSHIPSSTISAVADLAEFPENDVIWRILNQFQSHSQYRGKFFINSFRHNIFFKNEVLKLSPSEIDTIVQKFSFQNSEYAIGFFFFLQKELGVKHSRSSRFVVAHLLAEKKRLRGLRCHLLRVVQDEGSESATPLCELLFKSFRCWDSNNLVWDMLALAYSRSDMVHDSLVVIGRMKDLDIQPSIMTYHSLLHNLRHTDIIWDVYDEIKASGSGPTEYTNSIFLDGLCRQCLIHEAIAFLCNLEGKEGEPCLALYNTLMSGFCRLGFVDIAKSLFCKMCKNGLLPDAYSYNILIHGLCVAGSVEEALDFTNDMENHGLEPDQVTYNIIAKGFHLLGTMDGDWKVTKRMLRLGSKPDFLTDTILLCWHCQTGNVEAGIRLREAMISKGFQLNRISYRVLLSCLCKSGRIAEALALLYEMASFGVKPDIFMYSAIIHGLCKLGEVKQAVQLFNNMCTEEIASNGFLHRSILLGLCKKGLIFEARSYFDTLTDRELMQDIFLYNIMVDTYANLGNVGEAVLLYQKLLERGIEPSIVTFNSLINGFCKTGKLVDARQFLNSIKLHDLVPNVITYTTIMNAFCDVGNIEAAFKLLEEMAANAVEPNQVTYTVVMKGLCRQGKVEDAVKVFKDQNFRLSKVAYTTLIKANCAKGDARKAMLLFHQMVENGFEISVRDYSAVINRLCKRYLVKNAMEFVRMMLAGGLDLDQQICAVMIHSFDQIGDFASVFQFYAVTIKCGFYLS, from the exons ATGTTCCGATCACCCGCCATACGACATCGTTTACTTCCCCGGAGTATCTTCTCCCATATCCCCTCTTCAACTATCTCCGCCGTTGCTGACTTGGCGGAGTTCCCGGAGAACGACGTCATATGGCGAATCCTCAATCAATTTCAATCTCACTCTCAATACCGTGGTAAATTCTTTATCAACTCCTTCAGGCACAACATTTTCTTCAAGAACGAAGTACTTAAGCTGAGCCCTTCTGAAATAGACACCATTGTgcagaaattcagtttccagAACTCAGAATATGCGATTgggtttttctttttcctgcaaaagGAGCTCGGGGTTAAGCACTCACGAAGCTCGCGTTTTGTTGTCGCGCACCTTTTGGCGGAAAAGAAGCGGCTGCGTGGGCTTCGCTGCCATTTACTGCGGGTGGTTCAAGATGAAG GTTCTGAATCTGCAACCCCACTTTGTGAGCTGCTTTTTAAAAGTTTCAGGTGTTGGGATTCAAACAATCTGGTCTGGGATATGCTGGCCCTTGCATATTCCAGATCTGATATGGTCCATGATTCCCTTGTCGTCATCGGGAGGATGAAGGACCTAGATATTCAACCATCAATTATGACATACCATAGTTTATTGCACAACTTGAGGCACACAGATATCATCTGggatgtttatgatgaaatcaAGGCCAGTGGGAGCGGTCCAACTGAGTATACAAATTCTATTTTCCTTGATGGGCTATGCAGGCAATGCTTGATTCATGAAGCAATTGCATTTCTATGCAATCTTGAAGGGAAAGAGGGGGAGCCTTGTCTTGCTTTGTATAATACTCTTATGTCAGGATTCTGTAGATTGGGGTTCGTGGATATTGCAAAATCATTATTCTGCAAAATGTGCAAGAATGGACTGCTTCCTGATGCATACAGTTATAATATTCTCATTCATGGACTCTGTGTTGCGGGTTCAGTGGAGGAAGCATTAGACTTTACAAATGACATGGAGAACCATGGATTGGAACCTGATCAAGTGACTTATAACATTATAGCCAAAGGGTTTCATCTACTTGGTACAATGGATGGGGATTGGAAGGTTACAAAGAGAATGCTGCGTTTAGGGTCAAAGCCCGATTTTCTGACCGATACAATACTATTATGTTGGCATTGCCAGACAGGGAATGTTGAAGCCGGAATCAGACTTCGAGAGGCGATGATATCTAAGGGTTTTCAGTTAAATCGTATCTCATACCGTGTGCTGCTTAGCTGTTTGTGTAAAAGTGGTCGAATAGCTGAAGCTCTGGCATTGCTTTATGAGATGGCAAGTTTTGGTGTGAAACCAGATATTTTCATGTATTCTGCGATTATTCATGGACTTTGTAAACTGGGAGAAGTTAAGCAAGCTGTTCAACTTTTTAATAACATGTGCACGGAGGAAATCGCTTCAAATGGTTTTCTGCACCGGTCTATTTTGTTGGGACTGTGCAAGAAGGGATTAATATTTGAAGCAAGAAGTTATTTTGATACATTGACGGATAGAGAATTGATGCAGGATATTTTCTTGTACAATATCATGGTTGATACATATGCAAATCTTGGTAATGTAGGAGAAGCTGTACTATTGTACCAAAAATTGTTGGAGAGAGGGATTGAACCATCCATAGTCACATTCAATTCCCTAATAAATGGATTCTGCAAGACTGGAAAATTAGTTGATGCCAGACAATTCTTAAATAGCATAAAGTTGCATGATTTGGTGCCAAATGTTATTACATATACTACCATCATGAATGCTTTTTGTGATGTGGGTAATATAGAAGCTGCATTCAAACTACTTGAGGAAATGGCTGCAAATGCCGTGGAGCCAAATCAAGTAACTTACACTGTAGTTATGAAAGGGCTGTGCAGGCAAGGGAAGGTGGAAGATGCTGTCAAGGTTTTCAAGG ACCAAAATTTCAGATTATCAAAAGTTGCGTACACCACTCTTATAAAAGCAAATTGCGCCAAAGGAGATGCTCGAAAGGCTATGCTACTATTCCACCAAATGGTTGAAAATGGGTTTGAAATTTCGGTCCGAGATTATAGTGCTGTGATCAATAGATTGTGCAAAAGATATTTAGTAAAAAACGCTATGGAATTTGTTCGAATGATGTTAGCTGGTGGTCTTGATCTTGATCAACAAATTTGTGCAGTCATGATCCATTCTTTTGACCAAATTGGTGATTTTGCATCTGTGTTTCAGTTTTATGCGGTGACAATCAAATGTGGCTTCTATCTGAGTTGA
- the LOC142554260 gene encoding uncharacterized protein LOC142554260 isoform X3, translating to MFRSPAIRHRLLPRSIFSHIPSSTISAVADLAEFPENDVIWRILNQFQSHSQYRGKFFINSFRHNIFFKNEVLKLSPSEIDTIVQKFSFQNSEYAIGFFFFLQKELGVKHSRSSRFVVAHLLAEKKRLRGLRCHLLRVVQDEGSESATPLCELLFKSFRCWDSNNLVWDMLALAYSRSDMVHDSLVVIGRMKDLDIQPSIMTYHSLLHNLRHTDIIWDVYDEIKASGSGPTEYTNSIFLDGLCRQCLIHEAIAFLCNLEGKEGEPCLALYNTLMSGFCRLGFVDIAKSLFCKMCKNGLLPDAYSYNILIHGLCVAGSVEEALDFTNDMENHGLEPDQVTYNIIAKGFHLLGTMDGDWKVTKRMLRLGSKPDFLTDTILLCWHCQTGNVEAGIRLREAMISKGFQLNRISYRVLLSCLCKSGRIAEALALLYEMASFGVKPDIFMYSAIIHGLCKLGEVKQAVQLFNNMCTEEIASNGFLHRSILLGLCKKGLIFEARSYFDTLTDRELMQDIFLYNIMVDTYANLGNVGEAVLLYQKLLERGIEPSIVTFNSLINGFCKTGKLVDARQFLNSIKLHDLVPNVITYTTIMNAFCDVGNIEAAFKLLEEMAANAVEPNQVTYTVVMKGLCRQGKVEDAVKVFKVLCGDNQMWLLSELNHLKYRPTVVVSIIIIIINHPSR from the exons ATGTTCCGATCACCCGCCATACGACATCGTTTACTTCCCCGGAGTATCTTCTCCCATATCCCCTCTTCAACTATCTCCGCCGTTGCTGACTTGGCGGAGTTCCCGGAGAACGACGTCATATGGCGAATCCTCAATCAATTTCAATCTCACTCTCAATACCGTGGTAAATTCTTTATCAACTCCTTCAGGCACAACATTTTCTTCAAGAACGAAGTACTTAAGCTGAGCCCTTCTGAAATAGACACCATTGTgcagaaattcagtttccagAACTCAGAATATGCGATTgggtttttctttttcctgcaaaagGAGCTCGGGGTTAAGCACTCACGAAGCTCGCGTTTTGTTGTCGCGCACCTTTTGGCGGAAAAGAAGCGGCTGCGTGGGCTTCGCTGCCATTTACTGCGGGTGGTTCAAGATGAAG GTTCTGAATCTGCAACCCCACTTTGTGAGCTGCTTTTTAAAAGTTTCAGGTGTTGGGATTCAAACAATCTGGTCTGGGATATGCTGGCCCTTGCATATTCCAGATCTGATATGGTCCATGATTCCCTTGTCGTCATCGGGAGGATGAAGGACCTAGATATTCAACCATCAATTATGACATACCATAGTTTATTGCACAACTTGAGGCACACAGATATCATCTGggatgtttatgatgaaatcaAGGCCAGTGGGAGCGGTCCAACTGAGTATACAAATTCTATTTTCCTTGATGGGCTATGCAGGCAATGCTTGATTCATGAAGCAATTGCATTTCTATGCAATCTTGAAGGGAAAGAGGGGGAGCCTTGTCTTGCTTTGTATAATACTCTTATGTCAGGATTCTGTAGATTGGGGTTCGTGGATATTGCAAAATCATTATTCTGCAAAATGTGCAAGAATGGACTGCTTCCTGATGCATACAGTTATAATATTCTCATTCATGGACTCTGTGTTGCGGGTTCAGTGGAGGAAGCATTAGACTTTACAAATGACATGGAGAACCATGGATTGGAACCTGATCAAGTGACTTATAACATTATAGCCAAAGGGTTTCATCTACTTGGTACAATGGATGGGGATTGGAAGGTTACAAAGAGAATGCTGCGTTTAGGGTCAAAGCCCGATTTTCTGACCGATACAATACTATTATGTTGGCATTGCCAGACAGGGAATGTTGAAGCCGGAATCAGACTTCGAGAGGCGATGATATCTAAGGGTTTTCAGTTAAATCGTATCTCATACCGTGTGCTGCTTAGCTGTTTGTGTAAAAGTGGTCGAATAGCTGAAGCTCTGGCATTGCTTTATGAGATGGCAAGTTTTGGTGTGAAACCAGATATTTTCATGTATTCTGCGATTATTCATGGACTTTGTAAACTGGGAGAAGTTAAGCAAGCTGTTCAACTTTTTAATAACATGTGCACGGAGGAAATCGCTTCAAATGGTTTTCTGCACCGGTCTATTTTGTTGGGACTGTGCAAGAAGGGATTAATATTTGAAGCAAGAAGTTATTTTGATACATTGACGGATAGAGAATTGATGCAGGATATTTTCTTGTACAATATCATGGTTGATACATATGCAAATCTTGGTAATGTAGGAGAAGCTGTACTATTGTACCAAAAATTGTTGGAGAGAGGGATTGAACCATCCATAGTCACATTCAATTCCCTAATAAATGGATTCTGCAAGACTGGAAAATTAGTTGATGCCAGACAATTCTTAAATAGCATAAAGTTGCATGATTTGGTGCCAAATGTTATTACATATACTACCATCATGAATGCTTTTTGTGATGTGGGTAATATAGAAGCTGCATTCAAACTACTTGAGGAAATGGCTGCAAATGCCGTGGAGCCAAATCAAGTAACTTACACTGTAGTTATGAAAGGGCTGTGCAGGCAAGGGAAGGTGGAAGATGCTGTCAAGGTTTTCAAGG TTTTATGCGGTGACAATCAAATGTGGCTTCTATCTGAGTTGAATCATTTGAAATATCGTCCTACTGTGGTTGTCagtatcatcatcatcatcatcaatcACCCTTCCCGATAA
- the LOC142554260 gene encoding uncharacterized protein LOC142554260 isoform X1: MFRSPAIRHRLLPRSIFSHIPSSTISAVADLAEFPENDVIWRILNQFQSHSQYRGKFFINSFRHNIFFKNEVLKLSPSEIDTIVQKFSFQNSEYAIGFFFFLQKELGVKHSRSSRFVVAHLLAEKKRLRGLRCHLLRVVQDEGSESATPLCELLFKSFRCWDSNNLVWDMLALAYSRSDMVHDSLVVIGRMKDLDIQPSIMTYHSLLHNLRHTDIIWDVYDEIKASGSGPTEYTNSIFLDGLCRQCLIHEAIAFLCNLEGKEGEPCLALYNTLMSGFCRLGFVDIAKSLFCKMCKNGLLPDAYSYNILIHGLCVAGSVEEALDFTNDMENHGLEPDQVTYNIIAKGFHLLGTMDGDWKVTKRMLRLGSKPDFLTDTILLCWHCQTGNVEAGIRLREAMISKGFQLNRISYRVLLSCLCKSGRIAEALALLYEMASFGVKPDIFMYSAIIHGLCKLGEVKQAVQLFNNMCTEEIASNGFLHRSILLGLCKKGLIFEARSYFDTLTDRELMQDIFLYNIMVDTYANLGNVGEAVLLYQKLLERGIEPSIVTFNSLINGFCKTGKLVDARQFLNSIKLHDLVPNVITYTTIMNAFCDVGNIEAAFKLLEEMAANAVEPNQVTYTVVMKGLCRQGKVEDAVKVFKGMFAKGLSPDQASYNALIQYLFKAREFERAFHLHDDMIKNGIQPNHITYNIIINGLCVYGNLCDAERVFSSLQDQNFRLSKVAYTTLIKANCAKGDARKAMLLFHQMVENGFEISVRDYSAVINRLCKRYLVKNAMEFVRMMLAGGLDLDQQICAVMIHSFDQIGDFASVFQFYAVTIKCGFYLS, encoded by the exons ATGTTCCGATCACCCGCCATACGACATCGTTTACTTCCCCGGAGTATCTTCTCCCATATCCCCTCTTCAACTATCTCCGCCGTTGCTGACTTGGCGGAGTTCCCGGAGAACGACGTCATATGGCGAATCCTCAATCAATTTCAATCTCACTCTCAATACCGTGGTAAATTCTTTATCAACTCCTTCAGGCACAACATTTTCTTCAAGAACGAAGTACTTAAGCTGAGCCCTTCTGAAATAGACACCATTGTgcagaaattcagtttccagAACTCAGAATATGCGATTgggtttttctttttcctgcaaaagGAGCTCGGGGTTAAGCACTCACGAAGCTCGCGTTTTGTTGTCGCGCACCTTTTGGCGGAAAAGAAGCGGCTGCGTGGGCTTCGCTGCCATTTACTGCGGGTGGTTCAAGATGAAG GTTCTGAATCTGCAACCCCACTTTGTGAGCTGCTTTTTAAAAGTTTCAGGTGTTGGGATTCAAACAATCTGGTCTGGGATATGCTGGCCCTTGCATATTCCAGATCTGATATGGTCCATGATTCCCTTGTCGTCATCGGGAGGATGAAGGACCTAGATATTCAACCATCAATTATGACATACCATAGTTTATTGCACAACTTGAGGCACACAGATATCATCTGggatgtttatgatgaaatcaAGGCCAGTGGGAGCGGTCCAACTGAGTATACAAATTCTATTTTCCTTGATGGGCTATGCAGGCAATGCTTGATTCATGAAGCAATTGCATTTCTATGCAATCTTGAAGGGAAAGAGGGGGAGCCTTGTCTTGCTTTGTATAATACTCTTATGTCAGGATTCTGTAGATTGGGGTTCGTGGATATTGCAAAATCATTATTCTGCAAAATGTGCAAGAATGGACTGCTTCCTGATGCATACAGTTATAATATTCTCATTCATGGACTCTGTGTTGCGGGTTCAGTGGAGGAAGCATTAGACTTTACAAATGACATGGAGAACCATGGATTGGAACCTGATCAAGTGACTTATAACATTATAGCCAAAGGGTTTCATCTACTTGGTACAATGGATGGGGATTGGAAGGTTACAAAGAGAATGCTGCGTTTAGGGTCAAAGCCCGATTTTCTGACCGATACAATACTATTATGTTGGCATTGCCAGACAGGGAATGTTGAAGCCGGAATCAGACTTCGAGAGGCGATGATATCTAAGGGTTTTCAGTTAAATCGTATCTCATACCGTGTGCTGCTTAGCTGTTTGTGTAAAAGTGGTCGAATAGCTGAAGCTCTGGCATTGCTTTATGAGATGGCAAGTTTTGGTGTGAAACCAGATATTTTCATGTATTCTGCGATTATTCATGGACTTTGTAAACTGGGAGAAGTTAAGCAAGCTGTTCAACTTTTTAATAACATGTGCACGGAGGAAATCGCTTCAAATGGTTTTCTGCACCGGTCTATTTTGTTGGGACTGTGCAAGAAGGGATTAATATTTGAAGCAAGAAGTTATTTTGATACATTGACGGATAGAGAATTGATGCAGGATATTTTCTTGTACAATATCATGGTTGATACATATGCAAATCTTGGTAATGTAGGAGAAGCTGTACTATTGTACCAAAAATTGTTGGAGAGAGGGATTGAACCATCCATAGTCACATTCAATTCCCTAATAAATGGATTCTGCAAGACTGGAAAATTAGTTGATGCCAGACAATTCTTAAATAGCATAAAGTTGCATGATTTGGTGCCAAATGTTATTACATATACTACCATCATGAATGCTTTTTGTGATGTGGGTAATATAGAAGCTGCATTCAAACTACTTGAGGAAATGGCTGCAAATGCCGTGGAGCCAAATCAAGTAACTTACACTGTAGTTATGAAAGGGCTGTGCAGGCAAGGGAAGGTGGAAGATGCTGTCAAGGTTTTCAAGGGTATGTTTGCCAAGGGCCTTTCTCCAGATCAAGCTTCTTATAATGCTTTAattcaatatttatttaaagCTCGAGAGTTTGAAAGAGCTTTTCATttacatgatgatatgattaagAATGGCATTCAGCCAAATCATATCACGTATAACATTATTATTAACGGTTTGTGTGTCTACGGAAATTTGTGTGATGCTGAAAGAGTCTTTTCTTCTCTCCAAGACCAAAATTTCAGATTATCAAAAGTTGCGTACACCACTCTTATAAAAGCAAATTGCGCCAAAGGAGATGCTCGAAAGGCTATGCTACTATTCCACCAAATGGTTGAAAATGGGTTTGAAATTTCGGTCCGAGATTATAGTGCTGTGATCAATAGATTGTGCAAAAGATATTTAGTAAAAAACGCTATGGAATTTGTTCGAATGATGTTAGCTGGTGGTCTTGATCTTGATCAACAAATTTGTGCAGTCATGATCCATTCTTTTGACCAAATTGGTGATTTTGCATCTGTGTTTCAGTTTTATGCGGTGACAATCAAATGTGGCTTCTATCTGAGTTGA
- the LOC142554260 gene encoding GDSL esterase/lipase 7-like isoform X4 has protein sequence MRIIRQMDRRLVHLIVLCTFPCLFVSTRAAQKPLTPALFIFGDSIVDGGNNNNLKTRAVANYPPNGIDFPGQAATGRFTNGYTIADLFDKMLNLPLALPYVSTKHIDRLESTSGYNYASSSAGILPETGSYLGKNLDMSSQVKLFQESTDKYTRAQFRNTAALHDYLAKSVFLIHIGTNDYLGNYLQPDRYNTSLLYKPDEYADFLAKKLGKNLKDLYNLGARKFVVFQISRIGCYPELVEKFKSKDKCAENVNNMVTLFNKKMEYQLGHLTFILRRSYFMTANVYNLTRDILDDPYPYGLTETRRGCCQDERFNCLRRTIPCKNRDSHYFWDRFHPSQAVNKIITNECFNNFKVCYPMNVYRLLQI, from the exons ATGCGGATAATAAG ACAGATGGATAGGAGACTTGTACATTTGATTGTTCTCTGTACATTTCCATGTCTGTTTGTTTCCACGAGAGCAGCTCAAAAACCATTGACGCCGGCCCTCTTTATATTTGGAGATTCAATTGTTGATGGTGGTAATAACAACAATTTAAAGACCAGGGCTGTTGCTAATTATCCACCTAATGGAATAGATTTTCCGGGACAAGCAGCCACCGGAAGGTTCACAAATGGATATACAATTGCGGATTTATTTG ATAAGATGCTTAATTTGCCCTTGGCACTTCCATACGTCAGCACTAAACATATTGACAGACTCGAATCCACTAGTGGGTACAATTATGCATCTAGTTCCGCAGGAATTCTCCCTGAAACAGGCAGCTATCTT GGTAAGAATTTGGACATGAGTTCACAGGTGAAACTATTCCAGGAAAGCACCGACAAATACACCCGAGCCCAGTTCAGAAATACTGCAGCACTGCATGACTACCTGGCGAAATCTGTATTTCTCATTCATATTGGCACCAATGACTACCTTGGTAATTATTTGCAGCCTGATCGCTACAACACCAGTCTATTATACAAACCTGATGAATATGCAGATTTTCTTGCGAAAAAACTTGGAAAAAATCTGAAG GATCTGTACAATCTCGGTGCCAGAAAATTTGTGGTGTTCCAAATATCCCGGATCGGTTGCTACCCTGAGCTTGTAGAAAAGTTTAAGTCCAAAGACAAATGTGCAGAGAACGTAAACAATATGGTTACACTTTTCAACAAGAAGATGGAATATCAGCTGGGCCATTTGACTTTTATTCTCAGGAGATCATATTTCATGACTGCGAATGTATATAACTTAACTCGGGACATCCTCGATGATCCATATCCTTATG GGTTAACTGAAACAAGAAGGGGTTGCTGTCAGGACGAGAGATTCAACTGTTTGAGACGCACAATTCCTTGCAAGAATAGGGATTCACATTATTTCTGGGATAGGTTTCACCCAAGTCAGGCAGTAAACAAGATTATCACAAATGaatgttttaataattttaaagttTGCTATCCTATGAATGTATATAGACTCCTCCAGATATGA
- the LOC142554317 gene encoding LOW QUALITY PROTEIN: heat shock protein 90-5, chloroplastic-like (The sequence of the model RefSeq protein was modified relative to this genomic sequence to represent the inferred CDS: deleted 1 base in 1 codon), translating into MAPVLSRSVTSSPVAALPSFSLKGGRKSNCGLRSAFFPQSVLRPSFSRRGLEWKPVKKHSGVVVRCEAAVAEKEAPESTGETHEYQAEVSRLLDLIVHSLYSHKEVFLRELVSNASDALDKLRFLSVTEPSLLGDAGELEIRIKTDPDNGTISITDTGIGMTKEELIECLGTIAQSGTSRFLKTLKENKEVGADTSLIGQFGVGFYSAFLVAEKVVVTTKSPRSDKQYIWEAVADSSSYVIREETDPTKSLSRGTQITLYLREDDKYEYSEATKIQNLVKNYSQFVSFPIYTWQEKSRTVEVDEEEESKEGEKKTEGEKKRTKKTVTEKYWDWELANETKPIWMRNPKEVEKDQYQEFYKKTFNEFLDPLVHTHFTTEGEVEFRSVLYIPGMAPLNNEDVINPKTKNIRLYVKRVFISDDFDGELFPRYLSFVKGVVDSDDLPLNVSREILQESRIVRIMRKRLVRKTFDMIQDLSESDNKEDYKKFWENFGKFMKLGCIEDSGNHKRLTPLLRFFSSKSEEELISLDDYVENMSENQKAIYYLATDSLKSAKTAPFVEKLVQKDIEVLYLIEPIDEVAIQNLQTFKEKKFVDISKEDLELGDENEVEQRETKQEYNLLCDWIKQQLGDTVAKVQVSKRLSSSPCVLVSGKFGWSANMERLMRAQTLGDTSSLEFMRGRRILEINPDHPIIKDLNAACKNAPDSTDAKRAIELLYDTALISSGFTPDSPAELGNKIYEMMAMALGGRWGRREDDSAEGIEDDILGADVSSSGAVETEVVEPSEVRTENDPWND; encoded by the exons ATGGCGCCTGTGTTGAGCAGGAGTGTGACATCTTCTCCGGTGGCTGCACTTCCGTCTTTTTCTTTGAAGGGTGGTCGTAAAAGCAATTGTGGATTGAGAAGTGCTTTTTTCCCCCAGAGTGTATTAAGGCCCAGCTTTTCAAGACGTGGGTTAGAATGGAAACCGGTGAAGAAACATAGTGGAGTGGTGGTGAGATGTGAGGCTGCTGTGGCTGAAAAGGAGGCACCGGAGAGCACTGGAGAGACACATGAATACCAGGCTGAG GTGAGTAGACTGCTGGATTTGATTGTTCACAGTCTGTACAGCCACAAGGAAGTGTTTCTTCGAGAGCTTGTAAG TAATGCAAGTGATGCACTTGATAAGTTGAGGTTTTTAAGCGTAACAGAGCCTTCTTTGCTTGGTGATGCTGGCGAGCTTGAGATTCGTAtcaaaactgatccagataATGGAACTATTTCCATAAC GGATACCGGTATTGGAATGACCAAAGAGGAGCTCATAGAGTGTCTTGGAACTATTGCTCAGAGTGGCACGTCTAGATTCTTGAAGACTTTAAAG GAAAATAAGGAAGTCGGTGCAGATACTAGCTTGATTGGCCAGTTTGGAGTTGGATTCTATTCTGCATTTTTGGTTGCTGAAAAG GTCGTTGTGACAACAAAAAGCCCCAGATCTGATAAGCAATATATTTGGGAAGCTGTGGCTGATAGCAGCTCCTATGTAATTAGAGAGGAAACTGATCCCACGAAATCCCTGTCCCGAGGGACCCAAATCACACTTTACTTGAGG GAAGATGATAAGTATGAATATTCAGAGGCGACCAAGATCCAGAATTTGGTGAAGAATTACTCACAATTTGTTTCATTCCCCATCTATACATGGCAAGAAAAGTCAAGGACTGTTGAG GTGGATGAGGAGGAAGAGTCTAAAGAAGGAGAAAAAAAAACAGAG GGAGAAAAAAAGCGAACCAAAAAGACTGTAACTGAAAAATATTGGGACTGGGAATTAGCAAATGAAACAAAACCTATATGG ATGCGCAACCCAAAAGAGGTTGAAAAGGATCAGTATCAAGAATTTTACAAGAAGACATTTAATGAATTTTTGGATCCGCTTGTTCATACCCATTTCACTACAGAG GGTGAGGTGGAATTTAGGAGTGTTCTATATATTCCTGGAATGGCACCTCTTAATAACGAAGATGTTATCAATCCCAAGACCAAAAATATCCGTCTGTATGTTAAACGTGTATTCATTTCAGATGATTTTGATGGTGAACTG TTTCCGAGATACCTGAGTTTCGTGAAGGGTGTGGTGGACTCTGATGACCTTCCTCTTAATGTTTCAAGAGAGATCCTTCAGGAGAGCAGAATC GTAAGAATAATGAGAAAGAGGCTGGTGAGGAAAACATTTGACATGATTCAGGATCTTTCTGAAAGTGATAACAAAGAG GATTATAAGAAATTCTGGGAGAATTTTGGTAAGTTTATGAAGTTGGGATGCATTGAAGACTCGGGTAATCACAAACGTTTG ACACCATTATTGAGATTTTTCTCTTCCAAGAGTGAGGAAGAGCTAATAAGCTTGGATGATTATGTGGAGAACATGAGTGAAAACCAGAAAGCCATCTATTACTTGGCAACAGACAGTTTAAAAAGTGCCAAGACTGCACCTTTTGTTGAAAAATTGGTCCAGAAAGACATTGAG GTGCTTTATCTAATTGAGCCGATTGACGAggttgcgatccagaatctacAGACATTCaaggaaaagaaatttgttgacaTTAGCAAGGAAGATCTAGAGCTTG GTGATGAAAATGAGGTGGAACAAAGAGAAACCAAGCAGGAGTATAATCTTCTGTGTGACTGGATAAAACAACAGCTAGGCGATACAGTGGCTAAAGTGCAAGTCTCAAAGCGCTTAAGCTCATCACCATGTGTGCTTGTCTCCGGCAAGTTTGGGTGGTCAGCAAATATGGAAAG ATTGATGCGAGCTCAGACACTTGGAGACACATCGAGCCTGGAATTCATGAGGGGAAGAAGAATATTGGAAATCAATCCTGATCACCCTATCATCAAAGATCTCAAC GCTGCGTGCAAGAATGCACCTGACAGCACCGATGCAAAAAGGGCCATAGAGCTCCTATATGATACGGCACTTATTTCGAGTGGATTCACT CCTGATAGTCCGGCTGAGCTTGGAAACAAGATTTACGAGATGATGGCCATGGCACTCGGAGGAAGGTGGGGTCGACGGGAGGATGATAGTGCTGAGGGCATTGAAGATGACATCTTAGGGGCTGATGTGAGCTCGTCTGGTGCTGTTGAGACAGAAGTGGTCGAGCCGTCTGAAGTTAGGACTGAGAATGATCCTTGGAATGATTGA